In the genome of Helicovermis profundi, the window TATTTACATCACCATTAAAATTGTATGCATTTGCATGACATCCACCACTACAATAGAATTTAGCCCAACATTCTTTGCATTTTTCTTTAGTGTAAACATTTGCATCTTTAAATTGCTTAGTTAAAGAATCATCTAAATTGTTTTTAAGAATATTTCCCATTTTGAAATCTTCATCACCAACAAATTGATGACATGGATAAATATCTCCTTCAGGTGATATAGCAAGATACTCAGAACCTGCACCACAACCTGAAACACGTTTAATAATACAAGGACCTTGAGTTAAATCATTCATAAAATGAAAAAACTCAAATTCTTTTTCAGTTCCATGTCTATTAATAATTTCTTCCGCAAGTTTATCATATTCACTAAATATTTTTGGTAAATCGCTTTCATCTAATGCATAATCATATTTTGCCTCTGTAACAACAGGTTCGATGGAAGTTAATCTAAACCCATTATTTGCCATATGAATAACATCTTTTGAAAAATCAGTATTGTATTTTGTAAAAGTACCTCTTACATAGTAAGTTTTATCTCCTCTTTTAGAAACTAAAGATTTGAATTTTGGCATAATATTATCGTATGTCCCTTTTTCATTTACAAAATATCTCATTGTATCATTTACTTCTTTTCTTCCGTCAATACTTAAAACAACATTGTCCATATTTTCATTTATATAATCATTAATTTCATCAGTAAGCAGTGTACCATTAGTTGTAATTGTATATCTGAAATTTTTGTTATATTCTTTTTCAAGACTTCTTCCGTAATCAACAAGTTCTTTTACAACTTCAAAATTCATTAGTGGTTCTCCACCAAAAAAATCAACTTCAAGATTTTTTCTAGTTCCTGAATTCTGAACTAGATAAAGCAAAGATTTTTTGCCAACTTCAGCGCTCATCAAGCTTCTTGTTCCTTCAAAATCACCTTGTGATGCAAAACAGTACTTACATCTTAAATTACAATCATGTGCCACATGCAGACACATCGCTTTTACAACAGGTTTTCTATTAACAAAAGCTGGACTATACACATATGTATCTTCTGTAAATAATTGACCATTTTTTCTCAGTTCCTTTATCTCATCAAAAGCAATGTTTAACTCTTCTACCTTAAATTTACCGCTTAATATTTCTAATACTTCTTCTTTTTCTTTTTCAGGGTAGTAATCTAATATCTTATAAATAATTTCATCAACCACATGAATTGAGCCACTATTAATATCTAATAAAAAATATAAATCTCCCTGGCTAAACTTATGAATCATAGCGCCTCCAAATCTTCTCAAAAAAATGAATTAGCCTTACACTAAATAAAAGAAATATTTAATGTTCGAATAATTCATATCCATAACACAAACAAAAAGCAGCATTTGCTGCTTTATAATAGATATTATTTGCTTCTTTCACACTCTTGGTTTCCTACAGTACAAGAAGTTTTACAAGCTGATTGACATGATGTTTGACACTCACCACATCCACCGTAAGATGCACTTTCTTTAAAATTTCCTTTGTTTAATGTTTTAACGTATTTCATAACTACCTCCCTTATATAATTCTAATTAATTATATAACCAATGACAGCATTTGTAAAGTATAACAAAGTAAATGATAGTTCAATAAAATATTAATTAAGCAAATTATTAATATTTTATTGAACTTATATTACATTTTTTCAGAAACTGAATCAATAACGCTACCAACTGCCCACTTTTTAATAATAATTGTGTTCTCTTCCCCAATTTCTATTGTAATGTCATCGTTCGAAATCATTTTAACTTTGGCTAAAACTCCTCCAATTGTTACAATTTCGTCTCCAATAGAAACTCCGTCTCTCATACTTTTAAGTTCTTTTGTCTTTTTTTGTTGAGGCCTAATAAGCAAAAAGTAAAAAATACCTAAAAATGCTGCAACATAAACTATCATCCCGAGTCCTGACATAAACAACCTCCATAATTTTAATATCATTTTTAATTCACTTAACATTTATTCTAGATAAAAAGCAAAATTCCTTTATTATTATAGCAAATTTAATTTTTCATCATAACCGTATTTAGAGAAAAATTCTTTTCTAAAATCAAGTAATCTATCGTTTAATATAGATTCACGCACATCTTCCATCAACTTAAGTAAAAAATGTAAATTGTGGTAAGTTAATAGCCTCGCTGAAAGAATTTCATTTTCTTTAAATAGATGTCTTAAATACGCTTTAGTGTAATTTCTACATGTGTAGCAATCACATTCAGGGTC includes:
- the scfB gene encoding thioether cross-link-forming SCIFF peptide maturase, with amino-acid sequence MIHKFSQGDLYFLLDINSGSIHVVDEIIYKILDYYPEKEKEEVLEILSGKFKVEELNIAFDEIKELRKNGQLFTEDTYVYSPAFVNRKPVVKAMCLHVAHDCNLRCKYCFASQGDFEGTRSLMSAEVGKKSLLYLVQNSGTRKNLEVDFFGGEPLMNFEVVKELVDYGRSLEKEYNKNFRYTITTNGTLLTDEINDYINENMDNVVLSIDGRKEVNDTMRYFVNEKGTYDNIMPKFKSLVSKRGDKTYYVRGTFTKYNTDFSKDVIHMANNGFRLTSIEPVVTEAKYDYALDESDLPKIFSEYDKLAEEIINRHGTEKEFEFFHFMNDLTQGPCIIKRVSGCGAGSEYLAISPEGDIYPCHQFVGDEDFKMGNILKNNLDDSLTKQFKDANVYTKEKCKECWAKFYCSGGCHANAYNFNGDVNKPYELGCEMEKKRLECSIYIKAKTLLGGE
- the scfA gene encoding six-cysteine ranthipeptide SCIFF encodes the protein MKYVKTLNKGNFKESASYGGCGECQTSCQSACKTSCTVGNQECERSK
- the yajC gene encoding preprotein translocase subunit YajC produces the protein MSGLGMIVYVAAFLGIFYFLLIRPQQKKTKELKSMRDGVSIGDEIVTIGGVLAKVKMISNDDITIEIGEENTIIIKKWAVGSVIDSVSEKM